The following proteins are encoded in a genomic region of Nonomuraea muscovyensis:
- a CDS encoding sterol desaturase family protein, producing the protein MLKSVVRYGYVPFMLLGVNGAAMALAASGASKLLLIGLLLAAIGCSFAAERVLPYEAEWNSPAGDGGRDVAHAGVNELLLLISVGIIPVLAAAVTVADVWPHAWPFVLQVLVAILIADLGITLTHYASHKIGLLWRFHAVHHSVKRFYGFNGLMKHPLHQTLEMSAGVAPLVLIGLPVDVASALAVTVAVQLLLQHSNADYRIGALKSVLALNEGHRFHHLKWAGVGDVNFGLFTLAWDHLLGTFSYDPMRRFTSDQLGMAAKPDYPTAYLAQLAEPFRASGACHADPTGHEPAVQEQAVT; encoded by the coding sequence ATGTTGAAATCCGTTGTCCGCTACGGCTACGTGCCGTTCATGCTGCTCGGCGTCAACGGCGCCGCCATGGCCCTGGCGGCCTCCGGCGCCTCCAAGCTTTTGCTGATCGGGCTGCTGCTGGCGGCGATCGGCTGCTCGTTCGCCGCCGAACGCGTCCTGCCGTACGAGGCGGAGTGGAACAGCCCGGCCGGTGATGGCGGCCGTGATGTCGCTCATGCCGGCGTCAACGAGCTGCTGCTGCTCATCAGCGTGGGCATCATCCCGGTGCTGGCCGCCGCTGTCACCGTCGCCGACGTGTGGCCGCATGCGTGGCCGTTCGTGCTGCAGGTGCTGGTCGCCATCTTGATCGCCGACCTCGGCATCACGCTGACCCACTACGCCAGCCACAAGATCGGTCTGCTGTGGCGCTTCCACGCCGTCCACCACAGCGTCAAGCGCTTCTACGGCTTCAACGGCCTGATGAAACACCCCCTGCACCAAACCCTGGAGATGAGCGCCGGTGTCGCCCCGCTCGTTCTCATCGGCCTGCCCGTCGATGTCGCCTCGGCCCTGGCCGTCACCGTCGCCGTGCAACTGCTGCTGCAGCACTCCAACGCCGACTACCGCATCGGCGCCCTGAAGTCCGTGCTCGCCCTCAACGAGGGCCACCGCTTCCACCACCTCAAATGGGCCGGCGTCGGCGACGTCAACTTCGGCCTGTTCACCCTGGCCTGGGACCATCTGCTCGGCACCTTCTCCTACGACCCGATGCGCCGCTTCACCTCCGACCAACTCGGCATGGCCGCCAAACCCGACTACCCCACCGCCTACCTGGCCCAGCTCGCCGAACCCTTCCGCGCCTCCGGCGCCTGCCATGCCGACCCCACCGGCCATGAGCCCGCCGTCCAGGAGCAGGCGGTGACGTGA
- a CDS encoding AraC family transcriptional regulator has protein sequence MSVTTTPAGLAAPAGVPRKQQAQGGHWAGTATAAPGLLAFTGAIGSAEPHAHAAVQVLLVLDGEVILTDRHGHQRRAVAAIIPAGVRHELHAVPGAHGLLAYLDPAGPAGRAAGARVATSGALDVVGTWLAAAFTDPVTGAAALPGVLCATGSAAGSKGFPPALSRALEAIPQLIEGPLLLGELAARAGVSASRLGHLFAEHLRLPYPAWRRWARLLHAIETVRGGATLTEAAHAAGFADSSHLTRVCHQMFGLAPSHLVHLVRPTA, from the coding sequence GTGAGCGTCACGACCACTCCTGCCGGCCTGGCGGCCCCGGCAGGAGTGCCGCGTAAGCAGCAGGCTCAGGGAGGGCACTGGGCGGGGACGGCCACGGCCGCCCCGGGCCTGCTCGCCTTCACCGGTGCGATCGGGTCGGCCGAGCCGCATGCGCACGCCGCGGTGCAGGTCCTGCTGGTGCTCGACGGCGAGGTGATCCTGACCGACCGGCACGGCCACCAGCGCCGCGCGGTGGCCGCGATCATTCCGGCCGGTGTCCGGCACGAGCTTCACGCCGTCCCTGGCGCTCATGGTCTGCTGGCCTACCTTGATCCGGCCGGTCCGGCCGGGCGCGCGGCCGGCGCCCGCGTCGCCACGAGCGGTGCCCTGGACGTCGTCGGCACCTGGCTGGCCGCCGCATTCACCGACCCGGTCACCGGCGCGGCGGCTCTGCCCGGAGTGCTCTGCGCGACCGGGTCGGCTGCCGGCAGCAAGGGATTTCCCCCTGCCTTGTCCCGCGCGCTGGAGGCGATCCCGCAGCTCATCGAGGGGCCGCTGCTGCTGGGCGAGCTCGCTGCCCGGGCCGGGGTGTCGGCCAGCCGGCTGGGGCATCTGTTCGCCGAGCACCTGAGGTTGCCGTATCCGGCTTGGCGGCGCTGGGCCCGCCTGCTGCACGCCATCGAGACGGTACGCGGCGGCGCCACGCTCACCGAGGCCGCGCACGCGGCCGGCTTCGCCGACAGCTCCCACCTGACCCGCGTCTGCCACCAGATGTTCGGCCTGGCCCCCTCCCACCTGGTCCACCTCGTACGCCCCACCGCCTGA
- a CDS encoding DUF1707 SHOCT-like domain-containing protein, which translates to MKGRAGGSDHRPPLISEDDRDMAVRRVQEAYTEGRISHEEMDERLHQVLTARTHSELVSAGTVEDPPRAALRPHPAPGPPVRHFFVPARRR; encoded by the coding sequence GTGAAGGGCCGGGCCGGCGGGTCGGACCACCGGCCGCCCCTGATCAGCGAAGACGACCGCGACATGGCCGTGCGGCGCGTGCAGGAGGCGTACACCGAAGGGCGCATCTCGCACGAGGAGATGGACGAACGCCTCCACCAGGTGCTCACTGCCAGGACACACAGCGAGCTCGTGTCGGCTGGGACGGTTGAAGATCCGCCACGCGCGGCGTTGAGGCCCCATCCGGCACCAGGACCACCTGTCCGGCACTTCTTCGTCCCCGCTCGACGCCGATGA
- a CDS encoding ABC transporter permease encodes MTDLAPPLGHRLRWTFIDGLTLVGRELGRLRQDPGELVAALVFPAVMVVLFGYVFGSAIQVPDGGDYREYLMPGLFAMVTFSAVMGVMTRMAADASRGVMDRFRSMPMARLAVPFGQTGADLLTGLLMLAIMVSAGLLVGWQPHRGLIPTVQAFLLMIVLRYALGWVGVYVGLAVKNDQVADAMVPLFLPFTMLSNAFVPTGGMPGWLRFLADWNPVSALTAASRELFGNPGAPSGDVAWPLAHPVAAVLLWSAALLVVFVPLSLRAYTRRGR; translated from the coding sequence ATGACCGACCTCGCCCCGCCGCTCGGCCACCGCCTGCGCTGGACGTTCATCGACGGGCTGACCCTGGTCGGCCGCGAGCTGGGACGGCTGCGGCAGGATCCCGGAGAACTCGTCGCCGCGCTGGTCTTCCCGGCCGTCATGGTGGTGCTGTTCGGGTACGTCTTCGGCAGCGCGATCCAGGTGCCGGACGGCGGCGACTACCGCGAGTACCTCATGCCCGGCCTGTTCGCGATGGTGACCTTCTCCGCGGTGATGGGGGTCATGACGCGGATGGCCGCCGACGCCTCCCGCGGTGTGATGGACCGGTTCCGCTCCATGCCGATGGCGCGCTTGGCGGTGCCGTTCGGGCAGACCGGCGCCGACCTGCTGACCGGCCTGCTGATGCTGGCCATCATGGTGAGCGCGGGCCTGCTGGTGGGCTGGCAGCCGCACCGCGGCCTGATCCCCACGGTCCAGGCGTTCCTGCTGATGATCGTGCTGCGGTACGCGCTGGGCTGGGTGGGCGTCTATGTGGGCCTGGCGGTGAAGAACGACCAGGTCGCCGATGCGATGGTGCCGCTGTTCCTGCCGTTCACGATGCTGTCGAACGCGTTCGTCCCGACCGGCGGCATGCCGGGATGGCTGCGGTTCCTGGCCGACTGGAACCCGGTGAGCGCGCTGACGGCCGCCTCACGGGAGCTGTTCGGCAACCCGGGCGCCCCGTCCGGGGACGTGGCCTGGCCGCTCGCACATCCGGTGGCCGCCGTCCTGCTCTGGTCGGCCGCGCTGCTGGTGGTGTTCGTCCCGCTGTCGCTGCGTGCCTACACGCGCAGGGGACGGTGA
- a CDS encoding ATP-binding cassette domain-containing protein produces MTDPIVVAEGLHKSFGDNHALRGLDLSVPAGTVCGVLGPNGAGKTTAVRILATLSDPDAGHARIAGHDVVREAHKVRARIGLAGQYAAVDDKLTGRGNLRMFGRLSHLPRREAHRRADELLERFGLMDAADRQVTGYSGGMRRRLDLITSLILRPEVLFLDEPTTGLDPRSRGEIWDSVRELVAEGTTVLLTTQYLDEADHLADDIAVIDHGQLIATGTPDELKATIGDRLDVVVEDPAALRPAATVLNALTRTDPTMTGADQLSVALPGGGFRLADIVRELDRAGVAAADVRLRRPTLDEVFLRLTDRKETVS; encoded by the coding sequence ATGACGGATCCGATCGTGGTCGCCGAGGGGCTGCACAAGTCCTTCGGCGACAACCATGCGCTGCGGGGGCTGGACCTGAGCGTCCCCGCGGGAACGGTCTGCGGCGTGCTGGGACCGAACGGCGCGGGGAAGACGACCGCGGTGCGCATCCTGGCGACCCTGTCCGACCCCGACGCCGGGCACGCCCGCATCGCCGGACACGACGTCGTCCGCGAGGCCCACAAGGTGCGGGCCAGGATCGGGCTCGCCGGCCAGTACGCCGCCGTGGACGACAAGCTCACCGGCCGTGGCAACCTGCGCATGTTCGGGCGCCTGTCCCACCTGCCCCGGCGCGAGGCGCACCGGCGGGCCGACGAGCTGCTCGAACGCTTCGGCCTGATGGACGCCGCCGACCGTCAGGTCACCGGCTACTCCGGCGGCATGCGGCGCCGCCTGGACCTGATCACCAGCCTCATCCTGCGCCCCGAGGTGCTCTTCCTGGACGAGCCGACCACCGGCCTGGACCCACGCAGCCGCGGAGAGATCTGGGACAGCGTTCGCGAGCTGGTGGCGGAGGGCACCACGGTGCTGCTCACCACGCAGTATCTGGACGAGGCCGACCACCTGGCCGACGACATCGCCGTCATCGACCACGGGCAGCTGATCGCCACGGGTACTCCCGACGAGCTGAAGGCCACGATCGGGGACCGCCTCGACGTCGTCGTCGAAGACCCCGCCGCGCTGCGTCCGGCGGCGACCGTGCTGAACGCCCTGACCAGAACCGATCCCACGATGACGGGCGCCGACCAGCTCAGCGTGGCCCTGCCCGGCGGCGGTTTCCGGCTGGCGGACATCGTGCGCGAGCTCGACCGCGCCGGGGTCGCCGCGGCCGACGTGAGGTTGCGCCGCCCCACCCTCGACGAGGTGTTCCTGCGCCTCACCGACCGCAAGGAGACCGTCTCATGA
- a CDS encoding TetR/AcrR family transcriptional regulator, which translates to MTDAEYVNIWMRPERPARGPKPTYSRAQITEAAVRIADAEGLEAATMRRIAAEIGAGAMSLYRYVPSRDDLIELMADRLQGEIDVAGMPSGDWRADLTRYADGLRAMWLRHPWIATVHRSLPSFGPNQLLLIERVIGVLDAHVPIDENLGLMAMLNGYVEGAVREEVSVAEEVRRSGLSESEWMARSSPRVNQLLESREYPIFTKIVTEARQPHLSRDDQFRYGLERVLDCIAAALPSTVEPPAAAPRKGQEDRDD; encoded by the coding sequence GTGACCGACGCCGAGTACGTGAACATCTGGATGCGGCCCGAGCGCCCGGCCCGCGGGCCGAAGCCGACCTACAGCCGCGCGCAGATCACCGAGGCGGCCGTCCGGATCGCCGACGCCGAAGGGCTGGAGGCCGCCACCATGCGGCGGATCGCCGCCGAGATCGGCGCGGGTGCGATGTCCCTCTACCGGTACGTCCCGAGCCGCGACGACCTCATCGAGCTCATGGCCGACCGGCTGCAGGGCGAGATCGACGTCGCGGGCATGCCCTCCGGCGACTGGCGCGCGGACCTGACGCGCTACGCCGACGGGCTGCGGGCGATGTGGCTGCGGCACCCGTGGATCGCCACCGTGCACCGGTCACTCCCCAGCTTCGGCCCCAACCAGCTGCTCTTGATCGAACGGGTGATCGGAGTCCTCGACGCCCACGTCCCCATCGACGAGAACCTCGGCCTCATGGCCATGCTGAACGGCTACGTCGAGGGCGCCGTCCGCGAGGAGGTCAGCGTGGCCGAGGAAGTCCGGCGCAGCGGGCTCAGCGAGTCGGAGTGGATGGCGCGAAGCTCCCCGCGCGTCAACCAGCTGCTGGAGAGCCGCGAGTACCCGATCTTCACCAAGATCGTGACAGAGGCGCGCCAGCCGCACCTGAGCCGCGACGACCAGTTCCGGTACGGGCTGGAGCGCGTCCTCGACTGCATCGCCGCGGCCCTCCCGTCAACGGTCGAGCCTCCGGCGGCGGCGCCCCGAAAGGGGCAGGAAGACCGCGACGATTAG
- a CDS encoding TetR/AcrR family transcriptional regulator, with protein MPKQVNHDERRRQLTEALLRIAGTRGLQAVSMREIAAEAGVSLRVVQYYFTDKQALLDSGLAELTARLDRRVRQRAAAATGGLSTRSVFEAVLGAILPSDEQSRLDSLAWTAYYTAALTDPALAAAALTRPDALEEFLTTRLTTAQQAGALASDRDPRTEVATLLALANGLTASVLGRQRSHEAATAIIGYHLDRLFGPTATLRPPPD; from the coding sequence ATGCCCAAACAGGTGAACCATGATGAGCGCAGACGCCAGTTGACCGAGGCGCTGCTGCGCATCGCCGGCACCCGCGGCTTGCAGGCGGTGTCGATGCGTGAGATCGCCGCCGAGGCCGGAGTCTCGCTGCGCGTCGTCCAGTACTACTTCACCGACAAGCAGGCCCTGCTCGACTCCGGCCTCGCCGAGCTGACCGCCCGTCTGGACCGCCGAGTCCGGCAGCGGGCCGCCGCCGCCACGGGCGGGCTGTCCACGCGGAGCGTCTTCGAAGCCGTCCTCGGCGCGATCCTGCCCTCCGACGAGCAGAGCCGGCTGGACTCGCTGGCCTGGACCGCCTACTACACCGCCGCCCTCACCGACCCGGCGCTCGCCGCGGCCGCGCTCACCCGACCCGACGCGCTGGAAGAGTTCCTCACCACCCGGCTCACCACCGCGCAGCAGGCCGGGGCCCTCGCCTCCGATCGCGACCCGCGCACCGAGGTCGCCACACTTCTGGCTCTCGCCAACGGCCTGACCGCCAGCGTCCTGGGCCGGCAGCGCAGCCACGAGGCCGCCACCGCGATCATCGGCTACCACCTCGACCGCCTCTTCGGACCGACGGCCACACTCCGGCCGCCCCCTGACTGA